The following DNA comes from Nocardioides panzhihuensis.
CCCACCTCTCGACGCGTGACCTTCAGCCTGTGGCCGGTGCTCTCGTCGGCGTACAGACGCCGCAGGCCTTCCGGGCCGCCGACCTCCTGGCCGCCTACGCGCAGGCCGCGGCCGACGGCTTCGACGGCACCGACACCGGCGCCACCCTGGAGCGCTACTCCCCCGGCGTACGCATCGTCGCGGTCCCCAGCACCCAGCTGAACCTCAAGGTGACCTTCGCCGACGATCTGCGCGCGGCCGCGGCGCTGCTCAGCTGAGCGCCAGGCCCTCCAGAAGGCGGATGTCCTCCTCGGAGGTCACCCGGCGACCGATCGGCGGAGCCTCGATCGAGACGACCGGGAACCGGCCGGCCAGCTCGGCCGCGATCTCGGCGAAGTCGCCGGTCGGCCAGTCGTCCAGCGAGGCGACGACGGCGGGCGGCAGCACGATCGGCGAGGTGACCGAGACCATCGCGTCACGGTCCACGGTCTCGCCGAGCACCGGCACCCCTTCCTCGACAGCGAGCTTCTTCACCGTGTCCGTGACCGGGCGTACGCCGATCACGACCGCATCACGCTCGAGCGCGGTCGAGACGCAGTGGGCGATGAAGGCCGGCGGGGTCATCGGGCACAGTGAGTCGTGGAGCACCAACGGCTCCTCGGCGGCCACGATCCCTTCCCAGGATGCGGTGAAGTCGACGGGGGTCACGCCGGACTCCCCGAGGGACCAGGTCGCCGCGGCGACCAGCGCCTCACCCTGGATCAGCGCGAACGGCAGCGATCCGCGGCCGTCCTCGGCAACCGTCCCGAGGGCGGACGGGAGCTCGGCGGTCTCATCGATCTCGTCGTACTCGGCGTAGGGGTCGTCCATGTGAGCCACGCTAGCGGCTGGCCGGGTGACCCGGCGACCAGCCCGTGAAAACGCGAAACAGGCCCCGGGATGACCCGGAGCCTGTCGCGCAGACCGAGACCAGCGTCAGCTGGCCAGCACCTCGTCGAGGAGGACTTCAGCCTTGTCTTCGTTGGTGTGCTCACATAGCGCGAGCTCCGATACGAGGATCTGGCGTGCCTTGGCGAGCATGCGCTTCTCCCCGGCGGAGAGGCCACGGTCACGCTCACGACGCCACAGGTCACGCACGACCTCGGCGACCTTCATGACATCGCCGCTGTGCAGCTTCTCCAGATTTGCCTTGTAACGACGCGACCAGTTGGTCGGCTCTTCGACGTGCTCCGCACGGAGCACCTCGAAGACCCGATCAAGCCCATCCTTGTCTACAACGTCTCGAACTCCGACGAGCTCGAGGTTGTTGGACGGAACACGCACCACGAGGTCCTGCTGAGCGATGATGCGGAGGACCAGATACTGCCGCTCCTCGCCCTTGATGGTGCGCATCTCGATGTCTTCGATGACGGCCGCGCCATGGTTCGGGTATACGACGGTCTCGCCGACGGTGAAAGTCATATTTTTAGGTACCCCTTCCTAGGAACCTAAGTCTACCACGGATCTTAGAATTCGGATTCCGTGTTTGTGCAGGTCAGGGCATTATTCAGGGGTTGACAGATCGACAACTTGTGTGGTTCCGCGCGCGCTGGACGGTTAAGCGTGGCAGCATGGTTGAGTTCGAAACAGGGCCGAAATCTCATCGTCGCCAGCCTGTTGTCCTGCGCGGCTTGGCGCAGTGCCCGATACTGCCGCCATGGCGAATGCACCGCAGAGCGCCCCCAAGACCATCTTCACCGCGTCGCCGCACGCCCAGGATCAGGACCCGGAGACGACCGAAGCGAGGTCGGGCGGCGAGCTTGCTCGTCCGTCCGCGCCGAGCGAGGGAGTGAGCGAGCGGAGCGAGCAACGGACGCAGGCCAGCGCGTCCGCCGTTCCCGATGCCTCGGCGGGCAGAGAAGGCATCATGGCCAAGGTCGGCAACTGGGCCCCCTTCCTCCTCATCCGTTCCGCCCACCCGCGCCAGGCGGTGCTGACCGCCATCGGCCTCTCCGGGGCTGCCGTCATCGCGGGGCTGACGACTCGCGAGGTCGCGCTGATCGCGGTCACCGTCCTCGTCGGCCAGGCCGTCCTCGGCTGGCACAACGACCTCGTCGACCAGGCCGTCGACCGTCGTCACGAGCGTGAGGGCAAACCGATCTCCGACGGCCGCCTCGAGCCGGGCGGCGTCTGGTTCGCGCTGTGCTGCGGCGTACTGCTCGTGATTCCGCTCTCGGTCACCTCGGGCACCGTCGCGGGGCTGTTCTACCTGGGCTCGCTGGTGCTCGGGATGCTCGCCAACGTACTGCTGCGCAGGGGCCTGCTGTCCTGGGTCCCCTGGACCGCGGCCTTCGCCTGCTACCCCGGATACCTGTCGTACGCGGGCTGGGCCGGCGAGGCCGCGGGCGGGCCGCCCCACTGGGCGATGGTCGCGCTCGCCGCGGGGCTGGGTGTCGGCGTACATTTCCTGACCGCACTGTGGGGCCTGGTGGCCGACAACGCGGACGGCTGGACGTACCTGCCCCTCAAGGCCGGCCTGAAGCTGGGAGCCGGGAAGCTCCTCCTCGTCACGCTGCTCTATGTCGCCATCGTGGTCGGCGGGATGCTGTACGTCGCGAGCGTCGTCGGACTGCGCGCATGAGCGGTGTCTGACCTGCGAGCCTGACCCTTTTCCGGTATCGCCGGATCGGGCGGATAGAGTGTCGCGCGTGACGACCAAGGTTATGCAGAAGCGGCTCGCAGTGACGGGCGCCCTCGTGGCTCTCGCCCTTCCGGCGCTCACCGCCTGCAGCAGCTTCGACTACGCGACCGACCGGCCCAACGAGATCATCCACGGCGGCTCGACGCTCGACGGTGCCGTCCGGATCAACGCGGCCCGCATCGTGACCGCGCAGGAAGGCTCCGGCGTCCTGGTCGGCACCTTCTCGCTCGACCCGGCGATCAACCCGGCGGTCGCCGGCAAGCCGCTGCCGTCGGTCACCTCGATCGCGACGGCGCCCGAGGCGACCGAGACGGTCACGCCTGAGTCGTTCACGCCGATCGAGCTGCCCACCCGCGGCATCATCAACCTGGCCGACCCGGCCACCGGGGGGATCCCGGTCACCGGCGACTTCAAGCCGGGCGACAGCATCCCGATGACCTTCACCTTCTCCGAGGGCGAGGAGAAGACCATCGCGGTCCCGGTGGTCACCCAGTGCGGTCCGTACGCCGAGGTCGTCGCCGCCGCCGGCGAGACCGAGAAGCCCGCGAAGAAGGGCAAGAACGCGCAGGCTCAGGAGTCCGAGGGTGCTGCCGGCGAGGAAGCTTCCGGCGAGACCGGCACCGAAGGCTCCGAGGAGGCTTCGACCCTGCCGGCCGACGCCTCCGCCGAGGGCGAGCACGCCACCGAGGGCGAGCACGCCGCTGAGGGTGAGCACGCCACCGAGGGTGCGCACGGCTCGATCGCCGAGGACCCCTACTCCTGTGAGTTCCCCCCGGCTGCCCTCCCCGGCGCCGAGGAAGCCCACTGATGACCTACAAGCTCGTCCTCCTGCGCCACGGCCAGAGCGAGTGGAACGCGCTCAACCTCTCCACCGGCTGGGTCGATGTCGACCTCACCGACAAGGGCCGGGATGAGGCCGTCAACGGCGGCAGGCTGCTCGCCGAGGCCGGGATCCTCCCCGACCTGGTCCACACGAGCCTGCTGCGCCGTGCGATCACCACCGCCAACATCGCTCTGGACACCGCCGACCGTCACTGGATCCCGGTGCGCCGCGACTGGCGCCTCAACGAGCGCCACTACGGCGCGCTCCAGGGAAAGAACAAGTCCGAGACGCTGAAGAAGTTCGGCGAGGAGCAGTTCCAGCTCTGGCGCCGCTCCTACGACGTCCCGCCGCCGCCGATCGAGCTCGACTCCGAGTTCTCCCAGGCCGATGACCCGCGCTACGCCGACATCGAGGTGCCCGCCACCGAGTGCCTCAAGGACGTCGTTGCCCGGATGCTGCCTTACTGGGACTCCGCGATCGTGCCCGACCTGAAGACCGGCAAGACGGTCCTGGTCACCGCCCACGGCAACAGCCTGCGCGCGCTGGTCAAGCACCTCGACAACGTCTCCGAGGCCGCGATCGCCAAGCTCAACATCCCCACGGGTCAGCCGCTGGTCTACGAGCTCGACGAGTCGCTGAAGCCCGTCGTCGCCGGCGGCACCTACCTCGACCCCGAGGCCGCGGCTGCCGCGGCTGAGGCCGTCGCCAACCAGGGCAAGCAGTAGCCGAAGCGTCACAAAAGCCGGTCGAGACGTCACTCAGGTGACGTCTCGACCGGCTTTTGTGACCTGTCGACGGTCAGGAGTCGGCGGGAGTCTCGCCGGTCACCACGAAGACGACCCGGTTGGCCACCGTGACGGCGTGGTCGGCGATGCGCTCGTAGTAGCGGCCCAGGAGGGCTACGTCGACGGCGGGCTCGACGCCGTGGGTCCAGTCCTGACCCAGCAGCTCGGCGAAGGACTGGCGGCGCAGCCGGTCCATCTCGTCGTCGTCGGCGACCAGGTCCTGCGCTGCGGAGACGTCGCGGGTGCGCAGGATCTGGCAGGTGCGCTCGACCATCTGCTGGGCGATCTCGGCCATCTTGGCGATGGTCGGCTGGGCCAGCTCGGGGACGGCCTTGTTCGGCGTACGCAGCCTGGCGATCTTGGCGACGTGGACGGAGAGGTCACCCATCCGCTCGAGGTCGGAGATCATCCGCAGCGCGGCTACGACGACGCGGAGGTCGCCGGCCACCGGAGACTGCAGCCCGAGCAGCTCGAGGGCGTTCTCCTCGATCCGCTCGCGGGCGTCGTCGATCTCGATGTCCTTGTCGATCACCTGCTCGGCGAGGTCGTTGCGGGCGTCCAGAAGAGCGGTGGTCGCGTCGCGTACGGCCACAGACACCAGCTCACAGACATTGGTGAGGTCGTTGAAGATGGCATCGAGGTCGTCATGGAAAGCAGCGCGCATGTCCCGATCCTAGACACTCGACATGTACGGATCTTCATCGCGAGTGAACCGATGGTGAACGTTCGGCGCGCAGGCGTCCAGTGGTGAAGAACAGGTGTTTGATGGGATTACCCTGATCGTGTGGACTCGACGACGCAGGCCTTTCTTGCTGCGCTCCTCGGCGCGGTCGTCGCCGGAGCGGCGGTGCTTGCGTGGGCGATGAGCGAGCGTTCCCGCCGCCGGGTCCCCGAGGTCGAGCCCCCGAAGGTTCCCTCCGAGGTCGCCGCGGTCCTCTCGGTCCTGCGCAGCAGCGCGGTCGTCGTCGACGAGCACGACACGGTGCTCAAGGCCAGCGCCCCTGCGTACGCCCTCGGGCTGGTTCGCGGCACCTCGCTGGTCTCGCCCGAGCTGTCCGAGCTCGTCCACGCCGTGCGTCGTGACGGTCAGATCCGGGAGACCGAGCTGGTGATCTCGCGCGCCAACGGGGCGTCGCGGCACGTCACCGCTCGCGTCGCTCCGCTGGGCACACGCCTCGCCCTCGCCCTGGTCGAGGACCGCACCCGCGAGCGCCGTGTGGAGGCCGTACGCCGCGACTTCGTCGCCAACGTCAGCCACGAGCTCAAGACGCCGGTCGGCGCGATAAGAGTGCTCGCCGATGCGGTCACCGAGGCCTCCGACGACCCCGAGGCCGTACGCCGCTTCTCCAACCGGATGATCACCGAGTCCGAGCGCCTGACCGCGCTCGTCCAGCAGATCATCGAGCTCTCCAGGCTGCAGGGCGACGAGCCGTTGGAGGCGCCGGTCGCTGTCGACGTCGACAAGGTCATCGTGGCCGCCGTCGACAGCTCGATCGTCGACGCCAGCGCGAAGGGGATCAACGTGGTCAGCGCCGGCACCGCCGGGCTGCACGTCTTCGGCAACGACGAGCAGGTCTCGACCGCCGTCACCAACCTGGTCTCCAACGCGGTCGCCTACTCCGACCCCGGCTCGACCGTGACCGTCTCGACCCGCGCGACCGACGGCTCCGTCGAGATCTCCGTGGTCGACCAGGGCATCGGCATCCCGTCCACGGAGATCGACCGGATCTTCGAGCGCTTCTATCGCGTCGACCCCGCCCGCCACCGCTCCACCGGCGGCACCGGGCTCGGCCTGTCGATCGTCAAGCACGTCGCCGCCACACACGGTGGCGAGGTCAAGGTCTGGTCGCAGGAGGGTCAAGGTTCAACCTTCACCCTCACTCTGCCCCAGCACCTACCAACTGCCGGGCAGTCCGGCACAAGCAAGGAGGAACGCCCGTGACCCGGGTACTCGTCGTCGAAGATGAAGCCAGCTACAGCGAAGCACTGTCCTACATGCTCCGCAAGGAGGGCTTCGAGGTCGCCGTCGCCGAGGACGGCACCGACGCTCTGAAGGAGTTCGACCGCAACGGGGCAGACATCGTGCTGCTCGACCTGATGCTTCCCGGTCTCTCGGGCACCGAGGTGTGCCGGCAGATCCGGGCCACCTCTTCGGTCCCGGTCATCATGGTGACCGCCAAGGACGACGAGGTCGACAAGGTCGTCGGCCTCGAGCTCGGCGCTGACGACTACGTCACCAAGCCCTACTCCCCGCGCGAGCTCGTCGCCCGGATCCGCGCCGTGCTCCGGCGAGGCACCGAGCCCGACGCTGCCCCGGCGACCCTCGAGGCCGGTCCGGTCCGGATGGACGTGGAGCGCCACGTCGTGACCGTGGACGGCAACGAGCAGCGCCTCCCACTCAAGGAGTTCGAGCTCCTGGAGATGTTCCTGCGCAACCCCGGCCGGGTGCTGACCCGCGGCCAGCTCATCGACCGCGTCTGGGGCTCCGACTACGTCGGCGACACCAAGACGCTCGACGTCCACGTCAAGCGCCTGCGCGCCAAGCTCGAGCCGGACCCGTCCGAGCCGAAGTTCCTGGTCACGGTGAGAGGCCTGGGCTACAAGCTCGACCTGTAAGGCCTAAGAGACGTGGGAGTTCTGAGGTCGCTGAGTGACCTCAGAACTCCCACGTCGGCTTTCGCATAGCCCGGACGGGCCATGTCCCGGGGCGCATCCACTGCTTACGATTCCCCTGCCTGCCCGCAGCCCGCGGCGCCGAATGGAAAGTACGTCGTGTTGCGTCGCCTGCCTCTCCTGATCGCCCTTGTGATCGCTGTCCTCCTCCCGGTGGGCACCACCGCCTCACCCGCGGAAGCAGCCTGCAGCAGCCCGAAGCTCTCGAAGATCACTCTGAAACGAAGCAATGTCACGGCGGGTCAGTCCACCACCGCGACGGTGACACTCTCGTGCGCGCCCCGCACACGAAAGCGAGTGGCGGTCAGAGCGACCGCTGGGATCGTGGTTCCGTCCTCGGTCTATGTCAGGAGCGGGCATCGCACGCGGTCCTTCATGGTGAGGACCAGGCTCACGGCGATCACGACCCGCGGTTCGATCAGCGCGACGTACAACCGACGCACCGTGTCCACCGCTCTCACCCGCAGGTACGCGTACTGCGCCAACCCTCCACTGAGCAGCCTGACGATCAGTCCCACGACGATCGTCAGCGGGAATTCCGCCAAAGCTGTCGCCCGGCTCGCCTGCCGCACGACCAAGTGGACCCGTCTGGTCGTATCGACGACCTCGGGCGCGACCGCGCACAACTCGGGGGACATCTGGATCGCCAGGGACCGACCGAGCGTCACCTTCCAGGTGACCGCGCGAGCTCGCACCAACCGGCTCAACGTGGCGGTCAAGGTGCGCAAGGCGGGTTCGAGCCGCTGGGTGTCGGACACCTTTATCGCAACCGCGAACCCTGAGATGTGCATGCCCTCCTCACGGGCGACAGCCAACGTGATCTATGCAGGTACGAGGCCGACGACAGTCACCCTCAAGCAGCCGTGCGCACTTGATATCTCGCGCTACGTCTACCTGGCGACCAACAACTCGATCGTCAAGGTGCCGGGGCGGGTTCTCGTCCCCGCCGGCAGCACGAGCGTCGGGGTTCCCGTCACCGTCCCCGACGGCACCGTCGCCGACTCAGATCTCATCCGCTCACAGCTCAGCGTCGGGTCCCACCCAGGAGGCTGGGCGCACCACTTCGATCTTGAGGCGCACCCGGGGCTCGAATCGGCCGATCTGAATGCATGGGCCGATGACAACGGGGCGCGCACCGTGCGTTCCCACGTCGACCTGGGATTCCCGGCGATCACGGACACCGTGGTCCGGGTCGAGTCGAGCGATCCCCTGATCCCGCTCCCTCCGAGCATGACCGTCGCCAAGGGCACAACTCGCGCGGACATCGATCGGACGATCACCGCACCTGAGGAGGACACCGAGGTACGCATCACCGCGACCTTCGGCAGCCAGCAGCGAACCGACACCGTCCTCGTCCAGCGGAGCTTCCGGCCCGGAGACCCGGTCTCGCTGAGCAGGCAGACCTTCTACGGCGGCGGGCGGGCAGGTGCCTCGATCGACATCGGACGCCCCGCCGGTCCCGACGGCGTACCGGTCACCGTGTCCTCCGACTCGTCGCTGCTCACATTCGAGCCGACCGCGTTCCGACCCGGCCACACCGTCGCCAGCCTCTACTTCGACGTCGCCGAGGTCACCGAGAGCACACCGATCACGCTCCACGTGACCGCAGGAACACACACCTACGACGTCCCGATCACGCTGCAGCCCGGGCTGGCGGCCATCACGCTGCCGGACAGTGCCACCAGCGACGAACCCTTCACCGGCACGGTCACACTGACGGGAGTCGCCACCGTGGATACGCCGGTTCGCCTCATCTCGAGCTCGAGCTCGTTCCAGGTACCCAGCGGCGTGATCATCCCCGCGGGAGAGACCAGCGCGACCTTCCAGGGTGTCGTGCATCTACCGAGTAGCAGCAGTGGAGCCGTCAGGCGGCTCGATGCGTACCTCGGTCGGCTCTACACCTCCAACGACATGATGGCCTCTCCCGCGTCGTAGGCCTCGGCGGCGCCGGGGTCAGGCCGGCGTCATCTGCTTCTCCGTCACCGGGCTCCGCGGCATCACCAGCGACATCAGCGCGGCTGCAGCGCAGAGCGCGCCGGCGGCGTACCAGACCAGGTCGTAGGACCCGGTGACATCGCGTACGACGCCACCCATCCACGCGACCAGGCCTGCTCCGACCTGGTGGGAGGCGAGGACCCAGCCGAAGACGATCGGGGCGTCCTCGGGCCAGATCTCGCGGCACAGCGCGAGCGTGGGTGGCACGGTGGCGACCCAGTCGAGGCCGTAGAAGACGATGAAGAACACCATCGGCAGGTGCACCTCGGACGACAGCAGCATCGGCAGGAAGATCAGCGAGATCCCGCGCAGCGAGTAGTAGAAGCCGAGCAGCACGACCGGGTTGAAGCGGTCGGTGAGCCAGCCGGAGAAGATCGTCCCGACGACGTCGAAGATGCCGATCACGGCGAGCAGCGAGGCGGCCGCGACCGGGGCCATGCCGTGGTCATGTGCGGCAGGTATGAAGTGGGTCCTGATCAGCCCGTTCGTGGTGATTCCGCAGATTGCGAAGGCGCCGGCAAGGAGCCAGAAGGCCTTCGTACGCATCACCATCCCGAGAACGCGAACGGTCCGTAGCGCGGCGCCGGTCGCCGGCGCAGGTCGCGGCACGATCTGCGAGGCACCGTAGGGCGTCAGACCCAGGTCGGCCGGGTAGTCGCGGAGCAGCAGGAGCACGAACGGGATCACCGCGGCTGCGACCAGCGCGATCGTGACCGAGGCCGCCCGCCAGCCGTACTCGCCGATCAGGATCGCCAGCACCGGCAGGAAGATCAGCTGTCCCGAGGCGCCGCCGGCAGTCAGCAGACCGCTGACGAGGCCCTGTCGCTTGTCGAACCAGCGGGTGGTGATCGTGGCACCGAAGGCGAGCGCCATGCAGCCGCTGCCGCCGCCGACGAGGACGCCCCAGCCGAGCACGAACTGCCACGACTGGCTCATCCAGACGGTGCCGAGCGAGCCGAGGGTGATCATGGTGAGCGCGACGGCCACCACCGGCCGGATCCCGAAGCGGTCCATCAGCGCGGCGGCGAAGGGTGCGGTCAGACCGTAGAGCGCGAGCTGGAGCGTGATCCCGACCCCGATCGTGCCGCGCGACCAGCCGAACTCATCGTGCAGCGGACCGACGAGGAGGCCCGGCGCCGCGGTGAAGGCAGCAGCTCCGACGATGGTCACGAAGGCGACGGCAGCCACCCACCAGGCCGGGTGGATGCGGGGGCGGCGCGCGGATGTTCGGCCGGCAGGCGGCGGGCTCGTCGTCTGGGTCATGGGGAAGATCCTTCCGGGAGCGCGCCGCTCCAGACAGTGGCCTGATTGACATCTATCGATAAGATCCAGCCATGGACGACGTACGGGTTCCTTCTCCGCACCGGGTCGCGGTGCTGATCCAGGATGGGTTCATCCCGTTCGAGATCGGTATCCCGCACCGGATCTTCGGGAAGGCTCGCGACAGCCAGGACCGACTGCTCTACGAGGTTCTCACCTGCACGACAGGCGGCCCCGGACCGGTTCAGTCGGACTCGGACATGGTCGTGCTCGCGCCGCACGGCCCCGAGGCGCTGGCGGGAGCCGACACAGTGGTGATCCCGAAGTTCGACGAAGCCTCGCCGATGGTCACCGACGGAGTGCTGTCGGCGCCGCTGAAGGAGGCGCTCGACATGATCCGCCCGGGCACCCGGGTCATGTCGATCTGCACCGGCGCCTTCGCGCTGGGCGCCGCGGGCCTCCTGGACGGCCGCCCGGCGACGACCCACTGGTTCTACACCGACCAGTTCCGGGAGCTGTTTCCGCAGGTCAGGCTGGACCCCGACGTGCTCTTCGTCGACGACGGCGAGATCCTCACCTCCGCCGGGGTGGCCGCCGGCGTCGACCTCTGCCTGCATGTCGTACGCCGCGACCACGGCGCCGCGGTCGCCAACCGCGTCGCTCGGGTGACGGTCGTCCCGCCCCACCGCGACGGCGGCCAGGCGCAGTTCATCCGGCATCACGCGCCTGTGTCGGGCGACGCGGGCATCTCGGCGGCGACCGCCTGGGCGCTCGCCCACCTCGACCAGCCCCTCACCCTGGAGACGATGGCGGCCCAGGTCTCGATGTCGGTGCGTACCTTCACCCGGCGCTTCCGCGACGAGACCGGCGACTCCCCCGGCCGCTGGTTGCAGCGCCAGCGCATCGAGCTCGCCCGCAACCTGCTGGAGACCACCGACCTCAGCGTCGAGCAGGTCGCCGCCCGATGTGGCCTCAACACCGCCCAGTCCCTCCGCCTCCACTTCCACGCCGCCCTCGGTATCACCCCCACCGCGTACCGGCGGACCTTCCGCGGCTGACCACCCCCGCCGAAGCGTCACCCCCGTCGGCCGAAGCGTCACGTCGGACGGCCGAAAGGGCATCGCCCTGACGTCTCGGCCGACGCCAGTGACGTCTCGGCCGACGCCAGTGACGTCTCGGCGGGGGTCGACATGGCGGGATGTCGAACATCGATGACCGTTATCCGCTCGCGTACCGGCGTACGGGTCCGTAGCCTTTTATCGTGACGACGACGATTAGCCCCGCACCGGCCGCGACCACGCCGCTCTGGAAGCCATTGGTCGCGTGCGGGATCACGCTGGTGCTGTGGGCATCGGCGTTCGTCGGGATCCGGCACCTGGGTGACACCGTCCCGCCGGGAAGCCTGTCGCTGGGCCGGCTGCTGGTGATGGTCGCGGCGCTCGGCGCCTACCTCGCGCTGAAGGGCGGGTTCCGGCTGCCTACCCGGAAGGAGTGGCCGCTGATCGCCCTGGGCGGCGCCTCCTGGCTGGGGATCTACAACCTGGCGCTCAACGAGTCCGAGCGCCGGATCGACGCGGCCACGGCAGCACTGATCGTCCAGGTCGGCCCGATCGTGGTGGCGCTCCTGGCAGGCCTCGTGCTCAAGGAGCAGATCCACCGGTGGATCCTCATCGGCACCGGCGTCGGGTTCGCTGGTGTCGTCGTCATCGGCCGCGCCTCCGCCAACGGCGACACCGGCGACTGGATCGGCGTCGCTCTCTCTGTCGTCGCAGCGCTCACCTTCGCGATCGGTGTCCTCACACAGAAGAAGCTGCTGCCTTCCATGAGCGCGCTGCTGCTGACGTTCTGGTACGCCATCGCCGGCCTCGTCATCTGCCTGCCGTGGTCGGGCGAGCTGGTCACCACGATCCCCGACATCAGCGTCGGCAACATCGGCTGGATCGTCTACCTCGGCCTCTTCCCGAGTGCTCTTGCCTTCGTGACCTGGGCCTATGCGCTCTCCCACTCCGATGCCGGCAAGTTCGCGCAGTCGACGTTCCTGGTGCCGTTCATCACCGCGCTCATGGCCTGGCTGGTGCTCGACGAGGTGCCGCCGGCACTTGCCTTCGTGGGTGGCGCGATGTGCATCGTGGGTGTGCTGATCACCCGCCGCCGGCCGCGCGCTGACCCGCGCTGAATGCCCTCAGAAACTGACCGCTCGGCGTCAGAAACTGACTACTCGGCGGATTCCAGCCAGCCTCGGAAGGCTTCCAGGTTCGCCGTCGACTCGCCGCGAAGCTTGCGCCACTCCCATTCCTTGCGGATCGACGTCGCGAAGCCGAGCTCGAGGATGGTGTTGAAGGACTCGTCGGCGTAGGTCAGGACCGAGCCGAGCAGACGGTCGAGCTCGTCGGGAGCGACCATCGCCAGCGGCAGCCGGCCGTCGAGATAGATGTCGCCGAGCCGGTCGATCCCGAAGGCGACCCCGTAGAGCCGCAGGTTGCGCTCGAGCAGCCAGCGGTAGACGGTCTCGAAGTTCTCGTCAGGGCGGCGGCAGACGAAGGCGTGCACGCCCAATGCGTGCTGCCCGAGGTCGAGCCGGACCGGCGTCTGCAGCTTGCGTTCACCGGGCAGCGCGAACGAGAAGACCAGCTCGCCACCGGGCTGCGACTTCTCGTCCCAGTCCAGGTCGTTGGACTTCAGCCAGCCGCGTACGACCTCTTCCAGATCGCGTCGGGAAACATCCGTCATGCCGTCAGCTCCTCACGCATCAGCATCTTGGCCTCTTCATAGACCTCGAGCGTATTGCGTGCGGTGAGATCCCAGGAGAAGTCCTGGGCGTGTTCGCGGGCACCGTCGGCCAGCACCGACCAGCGCGGGTGGGACGAGACGGCGTCGGTGAGCGCGTCGGCCCACTGCGCCGGGTCGTGTCCGTCGACCAGGAGACCGCTGCGGTCGTGGCGCACCGCGGTGGTCAGGCCGCCGACTGCGGCGGCGACCACGGGGGTGCCGCAGGCCTGGGCCTCCACGGCGACCAGGCCGAACGACTCGTTGTAGGAGGGGACGGCGACGACGGAGGCGGCGGAGTACCACAGCGCGAGCTCGTCCTGGCGCACCGGCGGGACGAACCGGACCACGTCGGAGATGCCCAGCTCGGCAGCCAGGTCGGCGAGGCCGGTCGGGTGCTCGAGACCGGAGCCGGAGGGCCCCCCG
Coding sequences within:
- a CDS encoding 2-C-methyl-D-erythritol 4-phosphate cytidylyltransferase, whose translation is MDDPYAEYDEIDETAELPSALGTVAEDGRGSLPFALIQGEALVAAATWSLGESGVTPVDFTASWEGIVAAEEPLVLHDSLCPMTPPAFIAHCVSTALERDAVVIGVRPVTDTVKKLAVEEGVPVLGETVDRDAMVSVTSPIVLPPAVVASLDDWPTGDFAEIAAELAGRFPVVSIEAPPIGRRVTSEEDIRLLEGLALS
- a CDS encoding CarD family transcriptional regulator, which encodes MTFTVGETVVYPNHGAAVIEDIEMRTIKGEERQYLVLRIIAQQDLVVRVPSNNLELVGVRDVVDKDGLDRVFEVLRAEHVEEPTNWSRRYKANLEKLHSGDVMKVAEVVRDLWRRERDRGLSAGEKRMLAKARQILVSELALCEHTNEDKAEVLLDEVLAS
- a CDS encoding UbiA family prenyltransferase, giving the protein MANAPQSAPKTIFTASPHAQDQDPETTEARSGGELARPSAPSEGVSERSEQRTQASASAVPDASAGREGIMAKVGNWAPFLLIRSAHPRQAVLTAIGLSGAAVIAGLTTREVALIAVTVLVGQAVLGWHNDLVDQAVDRRHEREGKPISDGRLEPGGVWFALCCGVLLVIPLSVTSGTVAGLFYLGSLVLGMLANVLLRRGLLSWVPWTAAFACYPGYLSYAGWAGEAAGGPPHWAMVALAAGLGVGVHFLTALWGLVADNADGWTYLPLKAGLKLGAGKLLLVTLLYVAIVVGGMLYVASVVGLRA
- a CDS encoding phosphoglyceromutase; the encoded protein is MTYKLVLLRHGQSEWNALNLSTGWVDVDLTDKGRDEAVNGGRLLAEAGILPDLVHTSLLRRAITTANIALDTADRHWIPVRRDWRLNERHYGALQGKNKSETLKKFGEEQFQLWRRSYDVPPPPIELDSEFSQADDPRYADIEVPATECLKDVVARMLPYWDSAIVPDLKTGKTVLVTAHGNSLRALVKHLDNVSEAAIAKLNIPTGQPLVYELDESLKPVVAGGTYLDPEAAAAAAEAVANQGKQ
- the phoU gene encoding phosphate signaling complex protein PhoU, encoding MRAAFHDDLDAIFNDLTNVCELVSVAVRDATTALLDARNDLAEQVIDKDIEIDDARERIEENALELLGLQSPVAGDLRVVVAALRMISDLERMGDLSVHVAKIARLRTPNKAVPELAQPTIAKMAEIAQQMVERTCQILRTRDVSAAQDLVADDDEMDRLRRQSFAELLGQDWTHGVEPAVDVALLGRYYERIADHAVTVANRVVFVVTGETPADS
- a CDS encoding ATP-binding protein, whose amino-acid sequence is MDSTTQAFLAALLGAVVAGAAVLAWAMSERSRRRVPEVEPPKVPSEVAAVLSVLRSSAVVVDEHDTVLKASAPAYALGLVRGTSLVSPELSELVHAVRRDGQIRETELVISRANGASRHVTARVAPLGTRLALALVEDRTRERRVEAVRRDFVANVSHELKTPVGAIRVLADAVTEASDDPEAVRRFSNRMITESERLTALVQQIIELSRLQGDEPLEAPVAVDVDKVIVAAVDSSIVDASAKGINVVSAGTAGLHVFGNDEQVSTAVTNLVSNAVAYSDPGSTVTVSTRATDGSVEISVVDQGIGIPSTEIDRIFERFYRVDPARHRSTGGTGLGLSIVKHVAATHGGEVKVWSQEGQGSTFTLTLPQHLPTAGQSGTSKEERP
- a CDS encoding response regulator transcription factor, which codes for MTRVLVVEDEASYSEALSYMLRKEGFEVAVAEDGTDALKEFDRNGADIVLLDLMLPGLSGTEVCRQIRATSSVPVIMVTAKDDEVDKVVGLELGADDYVTKPYSPRELVARIRAVLRRGTEPDAAPATLEAGPVRMDVERHVVTVDGNEQRLPLKEFELLEMFLRNPGRVLTRGQLIDRVWGSDYVGDTKTLDVHVKRLRAKLEPDPSEPKFLVTVRGLGYKLDL
- a CDS encoding MFS transporter; the protein is MTQTTSPPPAGRTSARRPRIHPAWWVAAVAFVTIVGAAAFTAAPGLLVGPLHDEFGWSRGTIGVGITLQLALYGLTAPFAAALMDRFGIRPVVAVALTMITLGSLGTVWMSQSWQFVLGWGVLVGGGSGCMALAFGATITTRWFDKRQGLVSGLLTAGGASGQLIFLPVLAILIGEYGWRAASVTIALVAAAVIPFVLLLLRDYPADLGLTPYGASQIVPRPAPATGAALRTVRVLGMVMRTKAFWLLAGAFAICGITTNGLIRTHFIPAAHDHGMAPVAAASLLAVIGIFDVVGTIFSGWLTDRFNPVVLLGFYYSLRGISLIFLPMLLSSEVHLPMVFFIVFYGLDWVATVPPTLALCREIWPEDAPIVFGWVLASHQVGAGLVAWMGGVVRDVTGSYDLVWYAAGALCAAAALMSLVMPRSPVTEKQMTPA